The proteins below come from a single bacterium genomic window:
- a CDS encoding NAD-dependent epimerase/dehydratase family protein: MSTTILVTGATGKVGRATVAALARRGAAVRAATRQPEHYQPPAGGVSAVHLDFNDPDSFAPALEGAERLFLMAAPMDAGAGPKLRGLIESARAVGLERAVLMTAMGVERAPGSPLGQVEAGLKASGLAWTILRPNWFMENFHPGWIGGMIKSGAISLPAGDARVSFIAAEDIGEAAAVALTEDGHEGREYTLTGPAALGWDEVAAHFAQLTGRSVNYHAISDADMRAGMAAQGLPASAIDYLSVLFGAMRAGGCAPVAGDIKGLIGRAPRSLAEFTAKQRGAWA, encoded by the coding sequence ATGAGCACGACGATTCTCGTCACCGGCGCCACGGGCAAGGTGGGCCGGGCCACGGTGGCCGCCCTCGCTCGCCGCGGCGCTGCCGTGCGCGCCGCCACGCGCCAGCCCGAACACTACCAGCCGCCGGCTGGCGGGGTGAGCGCGGTGCATCTCGACTTCAACGACCCGGACAGCTTCGCCCCCGCGCTCGAGGGCGCCGAGCGCCTCTTCCTGATGGCCGCGCCGATGGACGCCGGCGCCGGCCCCAAGCTGCGCGGGCTCATCGAGAGCGCGCGGGCGGTGGGTCTGGAGCGCGCCGTCCTCATGACCGCAATGGGTGTCGAGCGCGCGCCGGGGTCTCCGCTCGGGCAGGTGGAGGCGGGCCTCAAGGCCAGCGGCCTCGCCTGGACGATCCTGCGCCCCAACTGGTTCATGGAGAACTTCCACCCCGGCTGGATCGGCGGCATGATCAAGAGCGGCGCGATCAGCTTGCCCGCCGGCGACGCGCGCGTCAGCTTCATCGCGGCCGAGGACATCGGCGAGGCGGCGGCGGTCGCGCTCACCGAAGATGGCCACGAGGGACGCGAGTACACGCTGACCGGTCCCGCCGCCCTGGGTTGGGACGAGGTCGCCGCGCACTTCGCCCAGCTCACCGGCCGTTCGGTGAACTACCACGCGATCAGCGACGCGGACATGCGTGCCGGGATGGCGGCGCAGGGCCTGCCCGCTTCAGCGATCGACTACCTCAGCGTGCTCTTCGGGGCCATGCGGGCGGGAGGCTGCGCGCCGGTCGCCGGCGACATCAAGGGCCTCATCGGCCGCGCGCCGCGGAGTCTCGCCGAGTTCACCGCGAAGCAGCGCGGCGCCTGGGCCTAG
- a CDS encoding STAS domain-containing protein has translation MAIELLHVAAERPGPEVELLRLRGRLSGPGASKRLLEAAAATPAGVRLLILDMNGVEYMDGAGVGALAQLCCMARATKRRLVLTAMNSRVRGILSAADMLPMLEEAATPAAAMAR, from the coding sequence ATGGCGATTGAACTTCTACACGTGGCCGCAGAACGGCCCGGTCCGGAGGTCGAGCTGCTGCGGCTGCGCGGCCGCCTGTCCGGACCGGGCGCCAGCAAGCGGCTCCTCGAAGCGGCGGCCGCCACGCCGGCCGGAGTCCGTCTTCTCATTCTGGACATGAATGGAGTCGAGTACATGGATGGCGCCGGTGTCGGGGCCCTCGCGCAGCTCTGCTGCATGGCGCGGGCCACGAAGCGCCGCCTCGTGCTCACCGCCATGAACAGCCGCGTTCGCGGCATCCTGAGCGCCGCGGACATGCTGCCGATGCTCGAGGAAGCGGCCACGCCGGCGGCGGCGATGGCGCGATGA